In the genome of Marinilactibacillus sp. Marseille-P9653, one region contains:
- a CDS encoding HesB/YadR/YfhF family protein: MKLELTDNAIQWFEDEFSLDNGKAIRFFGKTYGNTEVHEGFSVGLTVDELEGEALAKQEVNGITYFAGKEDDWFFSGYDLEIDFDFENEDLIYHFHETAK, encoded by the coding sequence GTGAAATTAGAACTAACAGATAATGCCATTCAATGGTTTGAAGATGAATTTTCACTAGATAATGGAAAGGCTATACGCTTTTTTGGAAAAACTTATGGTAACACAGAAGTTCATGAAGGTTTTTCAGTAGGATTAACCGTAGATGAACTCGAAGGTGAAGCTTTAGCGAAGCAAGAAGTCAATGGAATAACCTACTTCGCAGGAAAAGAAGATGACTGGTTCTTTAGTGGTTATGATCTTGAAATCGACTTTGATTTTGAAAATGAAGATCTGATTTATCATTTTCATGAAACAGCTAAATAA